A single Musa acuminata AAA Group cultivar baxijiao chromosome BXJ2-1, Cavendish_Baxijiao_AAA, whole genome shotgun sequence DNA region contains:
- the LOC135584193 gene encoding probable rhamnogalacturonate lyase B, whose product MDNGIVQLTLSKPRGFITGVKHHGVGNLLEVKNREDCRGYWDVVWNRSDPDSGIFDIILGTEFDVVQQDANQVEVSFRTQWNPSHGGKLVPLNVDKRFVMLRGSSGFYTYAIYEHLQGWPDFNLAETRVAFKLRKDRFHYMAIADNRQRIMPMPEDRQPGRSQKLDYSEAVRLTNPINAALRGEVDDKYQYSIENKDSMVHGWISSDPSVGFWVITPSIEFKSGGPVKQDLTSHVGPTSLATFVSSHYAGDDILPRVRNGEYWKKVFGPVFIYLNSASTKSDPKLLWEDAKKQARVEEGSWPYKFPASKDFQKSEKRGSVSGRLFVVDEYVAFHYVNGNAAFVGLASPGEAGSWQRESKGYQFWVRADAKGMFFIKNVRTGVYNLYAWVPGFIGDYKSSVNITVTSGNHINLGNLEYRPPRDGPTLWEIGIPDRSAAEFFVPDPYPCYINRLYVNHPDRFRQYGLWERYTDLYPDHDLMYTVGISNYKKDWFYAHVTRKHGQASYQATTWQIKFRLNNVHRTGTYKLRLALASAVLSEIQVRFNNPIVQQPAHFTTGLIGRDNSIARHGIHGLYWLFSIDVDSSWLLKGDNIIFLTQTRSEMPFQGVMYDYIRLEAPA is encoded by the exons ATGGACAATGGCATCGTCCAACTCACGTTGTCGAAGCCCCGAGGTTTCATTACGGGAGTAAAACACCATGGAGTTGGTAATCTCCTGGAAGTTAAGAACAGAGAAGACTGTAGAGG GTATTGGGATGTTGTTTGGAATCGATCAGATCCAGATTCAGGCATTTTTGATAT AATACTCGGAACAGAATTTGACGTAGTGCAGCAAGATGCAAACCAGGTTGAGGTCTCTTTCAGAACACAATGGAATCCCTCCCACGGAGGCAAGCTTGTGCCTTTAAACGTCGACAAAAG GTTTGTGATGCTGCGAGGCAGCTCAGGCTTCTACACCTACGCCATATATGAACACCTTCAAGGCTGGCCCGACTTCAATCTAGCAGAGACCAGGGTGGCTTTCAAGCTTAGAAAGGATAG GTTTCACTACATGGCCATTGCAGACAACAGACAAAGAATCATGCCCATGCCAGAAGATCGCCAGCCCGGAAGGTCACAGAAGTTGGATTACTCAGAAGCAGTCAGACTGACAAACCCAATTAATGCAGCCTTGAGAGGGGAG GTGGATGATAAATACCAGTATTCCATTGAGAACAAGGACAGTATGGTGCATGGATGGATTTCTTCTGATCCTTCCGTAGGGTTTTGGGTGATCACCCCAAGTATTGAGTTTAAGTCAGGAGGGCCTGTGAAGCAGGATCTGACATCTCATGTTGGTCCTACCTCCCTCGCT ACCTTTGTGAGTTCTCATTACGCCGGGGACGACATTTTGCCTAGAGTCAGAAATGGAGAATACTGGAAGAAGGTGTTTGGCCCTGTGTTCATTTACCTTAATTCTGCATCGACGAAATCGGATCCGAAGCTTCTCTGGGAGGACGCCAAGAAGCAG GCGCGGGTTGAAGAGGGAAGCTGGCCGTACAAGTTTCCTGCTTCAAAGGACTTCCAAAAGAGCGAGAAAAGAGGCTCTGTTTCCGGCAGACTATTTGTTGTAGACGAGTATGTAGCATTT CATTACGTAAATGGGAATGCTGCTTTTGTTGGTTTGGCTTCACCAGGAGAAGCAGGATCTTGGCAGAGAGAAAGCAAG GGATACCAGTTCTGGGTAAGAGCAGATGCTAAGGGAATGTTCTTCATCAAGAACGTCAGAACTGGAGTGTACAACCTCTATGCATGGGTTCCTGGTTTTATTGGGGACTACAAATCTAGCGTAAACATAACCGTAACCTCCG GAAATCACATCAATCTGGGTAACCTTGAATATAGGCCACCAAGAGATGGGCCGACCTTGTGGGAGATTGGCATTCCTGATCGATCCGCTGCGGAGTTCTTCGTCCCAGATCCTTATCCTTGCTACATCAACAGACTCTATGTGAATCATCCTGATAG GTTTAGGCAGTACGGGTTGTGGGAGAGATACACAGATCTGTATCCTGATCATGATCTGATGTATACAGttggcatcagcaactacaagaAAGACTGGTTCTACGCACACGTTACCAG GAAGCATGGGCAGGCTTCATATCAGGCAACTACATGGCAGATAAAGTTTCGACTCAATAATGTACACCGGACTGGAACTTACAAGCTTCGACTGGCACTTGCATCTGCCGTATTATCTGAGATACAA GTTCGATTCAACAACCCAATAGTGCAGCAACCTGCTCACTTCACGACAGGGCTAATTGGGAGAGACAACTCGATCGCCCGACACGGAATCCATGGGTTGTACTGGTTGTTCAGCATCGATGTGGATAGCAGTTGGCTTCTTAAAGGCGACAACATCATCTTCTTAACTCAGACGCGGTCTGAAATGCCTTTTCAAGGAGTCATGTACGACTACATTCGATTGGAAGCTCCCGCATGA
- the LOC103989076 gene encoding zinc finger protein ZAT1-like: MSSTIPSSSHSEAELKAAEALLTLSRQDEVPRQRRFICNMCKREFGTRQSLGGHRASHRGQKGCYERARERRENRRQDGTKRKRKRGREAAGPPSEADPVDAAPPPPPAIHREEARKYGPAADGSRTRKRMRKETMEMSDAAKPIETAAAAEASQERRYICSWCNKQFSSWQALGGHRTNHKGQKGCSEKAKEATEEITRKRKKKETESSECKPIEAVAAATPATSSPTVGSSVSTSTITAEGTEEMTRGKKRRRLDLNLSPPASD; the protein is encoded by the coding sequence ATGTCTTCCACAATTCCGTCGTCCTCGCACTCGGAGGCGGAGCTGAAGGCGGCAGAAGCTCTGCTGACGTTGTCGAGGCAGGACGAGGTGCCGCGGCAGAGAAGGTTCATATGCAACATGTGCAAGAGGGAGTTCGGTACTCGGCAGTCGCTTGGCGGCCACCGCGCCAGCCACAGGGGCCAAAAGGGCTGCTACGAGAGGGCCAGAGAAAGAAGAGAGAACCGTCGTCAAGACGGgacgaagagaaaaagaaagagagggagggaggcAGCCGGACCACCGTCTGAGGCCGATCCAGTTGAtgcagcaccaccaccaccaccagcaatTCATCGAGAGGAAGCAAGAAAGTATGGTCCTGCAGCCGATGGGAGTAGAACAAGGAAGAGAATGAGAAAGGAAACTATGGAGATGTCGGACGCGGCCAAGCCTATTGAGACAGCTGCGGCGGCGGAGGCGTCGCAGGAGAGAAGGTACATCTGCAGTTGGTGCAACAAGCAGTTCTCCAGCTGGCAGGCGCTCGGCGGCCACCGCACCAACCACAAGGGCCAAAAGGGCTGTTCCGAGAAGGCCAAAGAAGCAACAGAGGAGATaacgaggaagagaaagaaaaaggaaacggAGTCGTCGGAATGCAAGCCAATCGAGGCAGTAGCGGCAGCAACTCCTGCGACGTCGTCGCCTACGGTCGGGTCATCGGTGTCAACATCGACAATAACAGCAGAAGGGACTGAGGAGATGACGagggggaagaagaggagacggCTCGACCTGAACCTATCGCCGCCGGCGTCAGATTGA
- the LOC135597936 gene encoding zinc finger protein ZAT2-like, which produces MSAAHAPTAPVHPGSFVADGGGDGDDNGDDPSRDKPLKPAHTVDAEPIFSGDDDEEEQAADDDAGAPSPGGRPKQAEPSGLQQCNVCNKAFGSVKALHGHMRSHPLRKWRGILPPSMRPGAEQEVADSLLLLSGQEEAPRKRRFVCSGCNRARI; this is translated from the coding sequence ATGAGTGCCGCGCATGCCCCCACTGCTCCCGTCCACCCCGGCAGCTTCGTGGCTGACGGTGGTGGCGACGGCGACGACAACGGCGACGATCCGTCCCGCGATAAGCCCCTCAAGCCTGCCCACACAGTCGACGCGGAGCCCATCTTCTCCGGGGACGATGACGAGGAGGAACAGGCGgcggacgacgacgccggtgccccTAGTCCTGGGGGGCGGCCGAAGCAGGCCGAGCCGTCCGGGTTGCAGCAGTGCAATGTCTGCAACAAGGCCTTCGGTTCAGTGAAAGCCTTGCATGGGCACATGCGGAGTCACCCCTTGAGGAAGTGGCGTGGGATCCTCCCGCCGTCCATGCGCCCGGGGGCGGAGCAGGAGGTGGCGGACTCCTTGCTCCTGTTGTCGGGGCAAGAGGAGGCGCCGCGGAAGAGGAGGTTCGTCTGCAGCGGGTGCAACCGGGCTCGTATATGA